One Roseofilum capinflatum BLCC-M114 DNA segment encodes these proteins:
- a CDS encoding methyltransferase domain-containing protein yields the protein MNQFKEGAVLSSLPSSIQKIIDRIYQYRYHLKPALVKEVVLNAGVRTEELLPWECFVHPAEDSYGRQLMFSDRFFEIMVMSWLPGDVSAIHNHGYTQWGAVQVFGQAEHTIFFLQDDLLTTLSRETLKSGEVVAVGNKLIHQMGNCSQEKFLSLHVYGVNDAEFSHAAITADTSIWNITEGVIEQTNGGVFFGLPKDKISSTKPAPNASYFTFLRNTVEYLYRVRKCHRLDSPMKEVEPRLIGELFDLKYWDDFKKELMENIDDKGHTTDTNVWKIICKELTCAAHLQNEILQINKAEEDSFFTYARVYDEVIGKQCLNNFVARYIEFFVEKYQQNLADADLISIGCGTGIMEEFILKTYGVNPQRLLGMDISPAMVKLASEKIRAEVRDILTMDVETDRWDISMAILNVFQYLPQTDMQKAIAKTAELTKTGGYFIGDFITPDHIRWYPNVITTENVISLRQPTLLEKNHNTFQQSKIINVSKQSGQLRITDEGTHIRYLPSLWKVRHIFHQYFRQVDIFDAITLEPLEPEDDTSPSTRYLVVAQKS from the coding sequence ATGAATCAATTTAAAGAAGGGGCGGTACTTAGCTCTTTACCATCATCGATACAGAAGATTATTGACAGGATTTACCAATATCGCTATCATCTTAAACCCGCTTTGGTGAAGGAAGTTGTTTTAAATGCTGGAGTCAGAACAGAAGAGTTGCTTCCCTGGGAGTGTTTTGTTCACCCTGCGGAAGATAGCTACGGTCGTCAATTGATGTTTAGCGATCGCTTTTTTGAAATTATGGTGATGTCCTGGCTACCCGGAGATGTTTCGGCTATTCATAATCATGGCTATACTCAATGGGGAGCAGTACAAGTTTTTGGTCAAGCAGAACACACTATTTTTTTTCTACAAGATGACTTGCTCACCACTTTATCTCGTGAAACCCTTAAATCCGGTGAAGTCGTTGCTGTAGGCAATAAACTCATTCATCAAATGGGTAATTGTTCTCAAGAAAAGTTTCTGAGTCTGCATGTTTATGGAGTAAATGATGCAGAATTTTCTCACGCAGCAATTACCGCAGATACCAGTATTTGGAACATCACTGAAGGCGTTATTGAGCAAACAAATGGAGGGGTGTTTTTTGGCTTACCTAAAGACAAAATTAGCAGCACTAAACCCGCCCCAAATGCTTCCTATTTTACTTTTCTTCGCAATACGGTTGAATATCTCTATCGGGTAAGAAAATGTCATCGTCTAGATTCCCCAATGAAAGAAGTAGAGCCTCGGTTAATTGGTGAGCTTTTTGATCTTAAATACTGGGATGATTTCAAAAAAGAATTGATGGAAAACATCGATGATAAAGGGCATACAACTGATACTAATGTTTGGAAAATCATCTGTAAAGAATTAACTTGTGCGGCTCACTTACAAAATGAAATTTTGCAGATTAATAAAGCTGAGGAAGATTCTTTCTTTACCTATGCCAGAGTCTATGATGAGGTGATTGGTAAACAATGTTTGAATAACTTTGTGGCTCGGTACATTGAGTTTTTTGTTGAAAAATATCAGCAAAATCTGGCTGATGCCGATCTAATTTCTATTGGCTGTGGCACGGGAATTATGGAAGAATTTATCCTGAAAACTTATGGAGTGAACCCACAACGACTCTTGGGTATGGATATATCCCCTGCCATGGTAAAACTTGCTTCTGAGAAGATTAGAGCAGAAGTAAGGGATATTTTGACGATGGATGTGGAAACTGACCGTTGGGATATTAGCATGGCAATCCTCAATGTGTTTCAATATCTGCCTCAAACAGATATGCAAAAGGCGATCGCGAAAACCGCCGAACTGACCAAAACAGGGGGGTATTTTATTGGCGACTTCATCACTCCCGATCACATCCGTTGGTATCCCAATGTCATCACTACCGAAAACGTGATTTCTCTACGTCAACCTACCCTACTGGAAAAAAATCATAATACTTTCCAGCAAAGCAAGATTATTAACGTCAGTAAACAGAGTGGTCAACTCCGTATTACTGACGAGGGAACCCATATCCGTTATCTACCTTCACTGTGGAAAGTTCGCCATATATTTCACCAGTATTTCCGCCAGGTAGATATCTTTGATGCGATTACCCTAGAACCCTTGGAACCAGAAGACGACACTTCACCCTCAACTCGGTATTTAGTGGTTGCTCAGAAAAGTTAG
- a CDS encoding class I SAM-dependent DNA methyltransferase — translation MENVQFDIRIPQESENSVIQEEFVWLKNNGEERKIKLHDYPQIYRIPFLYEHLMEKLQAQSHTILSSLLAEQVTQAGGSVEDLVVLEVGAGSGMFGKALADLGIKSITGIDIVPEALDAVSHTYPGVYENYYIEDLSNLSETTHKALSNRGFNCIVCGSALGFNHIPASAWATAYNMVAPHSWIAFNVQKERWEDTGANSFSAWHPWVAKEAIFKMEKTHEYQHRFYLDGRSLIYVAIMGRKKSDILAN, via the coding sequence ATGGAAAATGTTCAATTTGATATTCGGATTCCACAAGAATCTGAAAACTCGGTTATCCAAGAAGAGTTTGTTTGGTTAAAGAATAACGGAGAAGAACGGAAGATTAAACTGCACGATTATCCTCAAATCTACAGAATTCCCTTCCTTTATGAACACTTAATGGAGAAGTTACAGGCTCAATCCCATACCATTCTCTCTTCACTACTGGCCGAGCAAGTAACTCAAGCAGGAGGTTCTGTTGAAGATTTGGTGGTATTAGAAGTCGGCGCAGGTAGTGGGATGTTTGGTAAAGCTCTAGCTGATTTAGGGATTAAATCAATTACTGGAATTGACATTGTACCAGAAGCTTTAGATGCTGTGTCCCATACTTATCCAGGGGTTTATGAAAATTATTATATCGAAGACCTCAGCAACTTAAGCGAAACGACACACAAAGCCTTAAGTAATCGAGGGTTTAACTGTATTGTTTGTGGTTCTGCTCTTGGATTCAATCATATTCCGGCTTCAGCTTGGGCAACAGCTTATAATATGGTTGCTCCTCATAGCTGGATTGCCTTCAATGTGCAAAAAGAACGATGGGAAGATACAGGTGCAAACTCGTTTTCAGCATGGCATCCTTGGGTCGCTAAAGAAGCTATTTTTAAGATGGAAAAGACCCATGAATATCAGCACCGGTTTTACTTAGATGGACGATCTCTAATTTATGTAGCAATTATGGGTAGAAAAAAGAGTGATATCCTTGCAAACTAA